In Cydia strobilella chromosome 8, ilCydStro3.1, whole genome shotgun sequence, one DNA window encodes the following:
- the LOC134743446 gene encoding skin secretory protein xP2-like, whose product MKLMLVAASLVALLAFAHAEEAKKAEKEVAVTDNKEAATDDKKHEKRGLFDIGLGYGHGGLESGWDSGYGFGHGHDTHKTITVVKNVPVPYPVEKHIPYPVEKKVPYPVKVHVPEPYPVVKHVPYPVKEIVKVPVHVPAPYPVEKKVPYPVHVPVDRPVPVKVYVPQPYPVEKHIHVPVKVPVPAPYPVEKKVPYPVKVPVHVPAPYPVEKIVHVPYKVHVDRPYPVHVPKPVPYPVEKPVPYPVEKPVPYPVKVPVDRPYPVHVEKPVPYPVKVPYPAPYPVEKHIPYPVDKPVPYPVKVPVDRPYPVHIEKHVPVHIEKPVPYPVKVPVPVLVHGHGHEYGHHESY is encoded by the exons ATGAAGCTCATG CTCGTGGCCGCCAGTCTGGTGGCTCTTCTGGCCTTCGCGCACGCGGAAGAGGCAAAGAAAGCAGAAAAAGAAGTGGCAGTGACCGACAACAAAGAGGCGGCGACCGACGACAAGAAACACGAGAAGCGAGGGCTCTTCGACATCGGACTGGGCTACGGTCACGGCGGGCTGGAGAGCGGCTGGGACAGTGGCTATGGATTCGGACACGGACACGATACACACAAAACCATCACCGTGGTCAAGAATGTCCCAGTTCCCTACCCGGTTGAAAAGCACATCCCCTACCCCGTTGAGAAGAAAGTCCCCTACCCAGTTAAAGTACATGTCCCGGAACCTTACCCAGTCGTGAAACACGTCCCTTACCCAGTCAAGGAGATCGTCAAAGTACCTGTTCATGTCCCCGCGCCCTACCCTGTCGAAAAGAAGGTTCCTTACCCAGTCCATGTGCCAGTTGACAGGCCCGTTCCCGTTAAAGTATACGTGCCCCAGCCCTACCCCGTAGAAAAGCACATACATGTCCCAGTAAAGGTCCCAGTGCCCGCTCCCTACCCAGTTGAAAAGAAGGTCCCGTACCCAGTGAAGGTGCCCGTCCATGTGCCCGCTCCTTACCCCGTTGAGAAGATCGTGCACGTCCCATACAAGGTGCATGTCGACAGGCCCTACCCCGTGCATGTGCCCAAGCCCGTCCCCTACCCGGTTGAGAAACCTGTCCCCTACCCCGTTGAGAAGCCCGTGCCCTACCCCGTGAAGGTCCCCGTCGACAGGCCCTACCCGGTCCATGTTGAAAAGCCCGTGCCCTACCCAGTCAAGGTGCCCTACCCAGCGCCCTACCCCGTCGAGAAGCACATCCCCTACCCGGTCGACAAGCCCGTGCCTTACCCCGTGAAGGTGCCCGTCGACAGACCGTACCCCGTCCACATCGAGAAGCACGTGCCCGTCCACATTGAGAAGCCGGTGCCTTACCCGGTGAAGGTCCCCGTCCCGGTTCTCGTTCATGGTCATGGTCACGAGTATGGACATCATGAGAGCTATTAG